Genomic window (Pseudomonas sp. MM211):
AAGGCCGGCGGCCGGTCCCATTGTGAAGGTCAGCGGCAGGCACAGCGCCACGGCCATGGTGGCGGACAGACCCGGCACCGCGCCGAAGATGATGCCAACCACCACGCCGATCGTGATGAGGATGAATATCTGCATCGAGAAGACTGCAGCGAAGCCGTGTTGCATCAAGTCGAGCATCGCGCGCCTCCTAGATGTTCAGGATGCCGGAGGGCAGCATCAGATCGAAGCCCTGGCGGAAGATGAGGAAGATGACGATGGCCGAGATGAGCGCCGTGATGGCATACATCACGTGGCGGATCTTCTGCCCGTGAGGCGTCAGGACGATGAACTGCAGGTAGAGGTAAACCGCAGTCACGATCGGAAACCCGATCGGTTCCAGTGTGGCGATGTAGGCGGCGATCAGCGCGAGGGTCTTGATCACCGTCAGGTATTCGGAGACTTCATCTTTCTTGCCGTCGGCAGCTGCCTCGGCTTCAGCCGCAGGCGCTTTACGGGCGCCGAACACCAGTTGCAGCCCGCCCAGTACACACATAAAGATCGCCAGCACGTAAGGCACGAACGCGGCGTCGATGAACGACTTGCGTGGCAGGGCCATGGTGGCCAGCAGATAAGCCACGCCAGCGACCAGCATGAAGCCGCCGGTGATCAGCTCTTTTCGCTTGTAAGCATCCACAGCGAACTCCTATGGATCAGAGAATGAAAAAGCCGGAAGCGTGGGCTTCCGGCTGCGTGGATCACTTCGATTGGCGTAACGCATCCTTGAACTGCATGAACTCTTCGCGGTGCTCCTTGAGCATGGCGATAGCATCGTCGGTACCGTAGTAAGTCACCGGCTGCTTGTAGGTTTTCGCCAGCTCTTCGCCGTAGCTCGGGATCTCGGTGATTTCTTTCATCACGTCGGCCATTTTGGCGACGATGGCGGCGTCGGTGCCTTTGGGAAAGGCCACGACATAGGGCTTCTCGACGACCAGGTCGACGTCCTTCTCGCGGAAGGTGGGGATGTCGCCAACCAGCGGGTTACGCTCGTCGTTGGGCTGGGCCAGGGCATTCATGGCGCCGCCCTGGATGTAGTCCTGCAGCGCGCCGTAGCTGATGGCGCCCATGTCGATACGACCGCCCAGCAGCGCGACGATGCGCTCGGCAACGGTGCCGGTGTCGATGTAGCGCAGCTCGGTACCGGTGCGCTTCTCGAACATCAGGCCCTGCAGGTGGGAAAAGTTACCCATCTCGGTGCCGTAGGTGATGCTGCGTGGTTTTTCCTTGGCGCGTTCGATCAGCTTTTCCACGCTGTCGATGCCCGATTGCTTCGAGGCGACGAAGATCGATGCCTTGTCGACGCCGGCGATGCACGACACTTCAAAGGCGTCGTAGCTGTCTTCGCTGAGTCCTGCCACTTCGTTAACGATCAACTGGCCGGTGTGGGTGAACAGGATGGTGTGACCGTCGGCTGCCGACTCCTTCACGTGGGAGGCCGCCACGGTGCCACCGCCACCGCCCATGTTGGTGATGACCATCGGCTTGCCGGTGATCTGCGTGAAGTACTTGGCCATCATCCGGGCGTTGAAATCGGTGTCACCCCCGGCATTGGCCGGAACAACCACTTGCACGGCTCGGGTCGGCCAGTTCGGCTCTTGGGCGAAGGTTGTTGCAGAGGTGGTCAGCAGGGCTGTGGACAGTAAGGTCGCGGACAGAATTTTATTCATTGGAAGTTCTCCGGTAACGCCACGCTTGAATAACTCGATGGCTTGTTTCGAGCGCGCACTTAATAGGAAGCCCAACCCGGCCGGACAACTAAGTCAGCAGGTGAGTCATGTATTTGGGGGGCGTTGTGGCGTCAGAGTCGACTGCGGGCGGTACTGATATTCATGGCGGGAGTAAATCCTGTGCTTATTATTAGTTAGCGTCGTACGTTGTCATATGACGTGAACAGATGATTGGCTGCTGACTTTGATCTGTCAATGAAACATCAGTGATAAGTTGGACTTAGAAATGTTTCATTATTTTAACTGTATGATTTTAAACGATTAATTATGTGTATCATTTTGGACTTTATTTATTTGTATCGTTATCTTTCAAATAAAATAGGCGGATACTTGCCGATTTTGCTCTTAATCGTATGATGACGTATGTCTATGTTGGATACTCTTGGCTTATCGAGCCGAATTCGATTGGCTATTTACGAGTATGTTGACTGGGAGTCTGCCGAGTATGCAGTTTGAACAATTGTGCGATGAACTCGAGAGTGTGGTGGGCGCGACGGGCCTGATCAGAGATAAGCAATCAATGGAGGGTTATCTCAGTGACTGGCGCAATGCCTATCGCGGCAATGCGGCGCTGGTCGTGCGCCCGGCCTCTACCGAGGAAGTCGCAGCCATCGTTCGTATTTGCAGCAAGGCAGGTGTCGCCCTGGTGCCTCAGGGTGGCAACACCGGGTTGTGCGGCGGCTCGATTCCCGACGGCTCGGGTAGCCAGGTGGTGTTGTCGCTGACCCGCATGACGCGGATCCGCCAGGTCGACCCGGCCAACGAAACCATCACCGTCGAGGCTGGCGTGATCCTGCAGCGCCTGCAGGAGGCCGCCGCCGAAGCAGGGCGGTTGTTTCCGCTGTCCCTGGGGGCCGAGGGCAGTTGCACCATCGGCGGCAATCTGGCCACCAATGCCGGCGGTACCGCCGTGTTGCGTTACGGCAATATGCGTGACCTGACCCTGGGCCTCGAAGTGGTGCTGCCCGATGGACGCATTTGGGATGGCTTGCGCGGCCTGCGCAAGGACAACACCGGCTACGATCTCAAGCACCTGTTCATCGGCTCCGAGGGCACGCTGGGCATCATCACTGCGGCGGTGCTCAAGCTGTATCCCGCCGTGCGCAGCCGCACCACCGCCTGGGTGGCGCTGCCGAGCCCGCAGGCGGCAGTCGATCTGATCGGGCGCATGCGCGCCCTGTGCGGTGATCGCCTGACCGGTTTCGAGCTGATGTCGCGGCAGAGCGTGGAGTTCGTCCTGCGGCATGTGGCTGGCTGCAACGATCCGTTCGCCGAGGTTCATCCCTGGTACGTGCTGATCGAGCTGAGCGACACGCTGGTCGCTGCGCCGTTGGCCGAGATGCTGGAAAGCGGTCTGGGCGAGGCCCTCGAACACGGCGAGGCGCTGGATGCCGTGGTGGCTGGCAGCGAAGCCCAGGTGGCGGCGCTGTGGAAGATGCGCGAAGGCATCTCGGAAGCGCAGAACCATGAAGGGCCGAGCCTCAAGCACGACATCAGCGTGCCGGTCAGCAGCATCCCCGCCTTTATCGAAGCCGCCGACCGCCAGTTGCAAGAGGCTTTTGCGGGCGTGCGCATCGTTGCCTACGGTCACGTGGGTGACGGCAACCTGCACTACAACATCAGCAAGCCGCCGGGCAGCGAAGATGCGCCTTTCAAGGCTCAGGCCGAGGCGATCATGCATGTCATCTACGGAGTGACCCGCGACTTCGCTGGCAGCATCAGCGCTGAACATGGCCTGGGCCAGGCCAAGCGCGAGGCGGCGCGTCATTACAAACAGCCGCTGGAGCTGGAACTGATGCGCAGCATCAAGCAGACGCTGGATCCCGCAGGGCTGATGAACCCCGGCAAGCTGCTCTGAATCTTTGTGGAGTTCGGGTTTTCACTGGCGGATACTTGCCAGCTTCCCGGGACATGAATAAGGACGTTTCTCGTGCGCTTCCTGCTGCTGCCTCTGCTTGCCATCGCCATACCTGCGTTGGCCGATGTGCGTATCGATGACCTCACCGCCAAGCGCAGTGACTGGGAAACCTATCGCTTCCCGCTGCTGGTTGGCGATAGCCCTGCCATCGGGCGCATCAACACCTTTCTGCATACCCTCGAATTGCAGGCGCTACCGGGACGCTCGGCCAAGTCGCCGTTCGAGAACGTGCAGCCTAAAGACGGTGAGATGTGGGGCGTGAACAGCCTCGATTATCAGGTTCTTGGTGAGGGGCCGGGTTATCTGTCCCTGAACATCGAGGGTGAGTCCACGGGCGCCTATACCAGTCAGAGTTCACGCAGCTACAACTTCGATCTGGCCAGCGGCCGCCCTATCGGTTTGCCGCAACTGCTGACCCCCGAGGGGCTGTTGCGTCTGCAAGGCGAAGTGCAGAGCTTGAGGGTCAAGCGCCTGGAGGACTTCCTCAAGGCGCTGCCGCCGAGCAAACCCGCTGATCCCGATAACTTGAGTGACGACGAGCAGTGGCTCGAAGGGCAGCGCAACATGTATTCCTACTGCCTGGATACGCGCCGCGACATCAGCCTCGACTATGACCGTGTGCAGCTGGGCACCGATAGCCTGGCTCTGATTGGTGAGGGCTGCGCCAACCACGCCAGCCGTGCCCTTGACGACCTCGGCGAGTTTTCCAACAGTTTCAGCTACCAAGCCCTGAGCGGCGATCTCAGTTCTTACGGACGCTGCCTGTTACTGGAAAAACGCAGTGATTGTGCGCTGCCGGTCAACAGCACTGCGCAAGGCGTTTACCACGGTACCGTTGGGCGCTATCCGGTCACCCTGGTGATCGAGCAGCTGTATGCCGACCACAGCCTGTCCGCCAGCTACTTCTACGATAAACACGCCAAGTACATCAATCTCGGTGGCGAGCATCAGCAGGACTTCGTCACCCTCCACGAAAGCAGCGAGCCGCCGGCCCGCTTCGAACTCGAGTTCCAGGCCGATGGCAGCCTGACAGGCACCTGGCAGCAGGGCGACAAGCCAGCGCTGGATGTCCAGCTCACCCCGTGACCTCGCTCGATAAGGAGCACCTATGTGGCATCTGGTATGTGGCGACAACGCCGTAGAAGGCGTAAGCCATGTGATCGGGCAACAGGCTGCCGATGAGGGGTTGCGGGTACTGCGTGACGACCTTGCGGTCGGCCCGCTGGGCGATGTCGACGCGCCGCCCTGTACGGCGCGCGTGGCGTTTTGGAGCGCGGTGTGGCCCGAGGGCGTAACGCCGGTTCCGGACTTCGCGGCTGGGTTGCCCGCCGATGCGCAGTGGATCACCGACCTCTCCCGGCAGGCGCGTCCCGTCACCGTCTGGCATGGCGACAGTGCCAGCGAGCAATTGCTGCTGGCGCGGGTGGCGCATGCGCTGGAGGGCAGTGATGTGCTGTTGCTCGAGGTGGTCTGCGGCACCGGCAACAGCTGGGTGCAGAGCCGCAAAGCGGTCGCCATGCACGCACCGCAGGCGCTGTTCGCCCTGGCCAAGCCTCGCCCGGTCGATCCAGCGCGTCGTGCAGCGCTGGCCGCACAGTGGCGCGCCGTGCTGGCCGATGGCGGTCACGTTCATCGTTGGCAGACAGGCGTTTTTGCCGCAGAGGATTATCAGCTCATCGACGCTGCTCTGCTGCGTCACGCCGGCACCGAGCCCAAGCCACTGGCCCGCGTCATGGCTGACGTGATGGCGCGTACCGATGGATTCTTCGCCAGCGATTACTTCCTGTTCTGGCGCGCCCGCGAACTGGCCGCAGCAGGCCAGCTGGTGCTCAGCGGCGAGCCGGGCGAGCATGGTTATTCATCGTTGCAAGTGCGTCGCGGCTGTTAACTCAGCCGCGAAAGAACTCCCCCGGCGTGGCGCCGAACTGCTGGCGGAATGCGGCAATGAAGGCCGAGGTGGAATCGTAGCCGCAGAGCAGTGCCACGTCGGTGACGCGCTGCCCTTGTTCCAGCGGCGTCAGGGCGCCGAGCAGGCGCAGGCGTTGGCGCCAGGCGCGGAAGGTGAGGCCGGTATCGCGCAGGAACAGGCGGCTCAGGGTCTTTTCCGATACGCCGAGATTTTCGCCCCAGGCTGCCAGCGTGCGGTCGTCGTCCGGTCTTTTCTGCAGGCGTTTGCACAGCGTTTGCAGGCGCGGGTCGCTCGGCAGCGGTAATGACAGGTGCACTTCTGGCGCTGCGCGCAGGCGGTCTAGCAGGACGTGTGCAAGGCGCCCGTCCGGCCCTGCTTCATCGTATTCCACCGGCAGCTCACAAAAGCTGCGAATCAGCTCGCGGGTCAGGGCGTCCACGCCAAGTACACGGCAACTGCCGGGCAGCGGATCGATTGAGCTGTCGTCCAGGTAGAGGCTGCGCATTTCGGTGTTCGGCGAACTCAGCACTTCGTGTTCCAGCCCTGCGGGAATCCAGATAGCACGCTGCGGAGGCGCGACGAAGCTGCCGACGGCGGTGCGCACATGCAGCACGCCCTGGATGGCATAAGTCAGCTGCACCCACGTGTGACTATGGCGCGGCGTGCCGGTCTGCCGGCGTAGCGATTCATTGCGCGCATAGAGCGGTCGCGGCAGGCGTTCAAG
Coding sequences:
- a CDS encoding tripartite tricarboxylate transporter TctB family protein, with the protein product MDAYKRKELITGGFMLVAGVAYLLATMALPRKSFIDAAFVPYVLAIFMCVLGGLQLVFGARKAPAAEAEAAADGKKDEVSEYLTVIKTLALIAAYIATLEPIGFPIVTAVYLYLQFIVLTPHGQKIRHVMYAITALISAIVIFLIFRQGFDLMLPSGILNI
- a CDS encoding tripartite tricarboxylate transporter substrate binding protein, with the translated sequence MNKILSATLLSTALLTTSATTFAQEPNWPTRAVQVVVPANAGGDTDFNARMMAKYFTQITGKPMVITNMGGGGGTVAASHVKESAADGHTILFTHTGQLIVNEVAGLSEDSYDAFEVSCIAGVDKASIFVASKQSGIDSVEKLIERAKEKPRSITYGTEMGNFSHLQGLMFEKRTGTELRYIDTGTVAERIVALLGGRIDMGAISYGALQDYIQGGAMNALAQPNDERNPLVGDIPTFREKDVDLVVEKPYVVAFPKGTDAAIVAKMADVMKEITEIPSYGEELAKTYKQPVTYYGTDDAIAMLKEHREEFMQFKDALRQSK
- a CDS encoding FAD-binding oxidoreductase — protein: MQFEQLCDELESVVGATGLIRDKQSMEGYLSDWRNAYRGNAALVVRPASTEEVAAIVRICSKAGVALVPQGGNTGLCGGSIPDGSGSQVVLSLTRMTRIRQVDPANETITVEAGVILQRLQEAAAEAGRLFPLSLGAEGSCTIGGNLATNAGGTAVLRYGNMRDLTLGLEVVLPDGRIWDGLRGLRKDNTGYDLKHLFIGSEGTLGIITAAVLKLYPAVRSRTTAWVALPSPQAAVDLIGRMRALCGDRLTGFELMSRQSVEFVLRHVAGCNDPFAEVHPWYVLIELSDTLVAAPLAEMLESGLGEALEHGEALDAVVAGSEAQVAALWKMREGISEAQNHEGPSLKHDISVPVSSIPAFIEAADRQLQEAFAGVRIVAYGHVGDGNLHYNISKPPGSEDAPFKAQAEAIMHVIYGVTRDFAGSISAEHGLGQAKREAARHYKQPLELELMRSIKQTLDPAGLMNPGKLL
- a CDS encoding DUF1835 domain-containing protein, translating into MWHLVCGDNAVEGVSHVIGQQAADEGLRVLRDDLAVGPLGDVDAPPCTARVAFWSAVWPEGVTPVPDFAAGLPADAQWITDLSRQARPVTVWHGDSASEQLLLARVAHALEGSDVLLLEVVCGTGNSWVQSRKAVAMHAPQALFALAKPRPVDPARRAALAAQWRAVLADGGHVHRWQTGVFAAEDYQLIDAALLRHAGTEPKPLARVMADVMARTDGFFASDYFLFWRARELAAAGQLVLSGEPGEHGYSSLQVRRGC
- a CDS encoding AraC family transcriptional regulator produces the protein MSPNGQNFIAERSVPQLERLPRPLYARNESLRRQTGTPRHSHTWVQLTYAIQGVLHVRTAVGSFVAPPQRAIWIPAGLEHEVLSSPNTEMRSLYLDDSSIDPLPGSCRVLGVDALTRELIRSFCELPVEYDEAGPDGRLAHVLLDRLRAAPEVHLSLPLPSDPRLQTLCKRLQKRPDDDRTLAAWGENLGVSEKTLSRLFLRDTGLTFRAWRQRLRLLGALTPLEQGQRVTDVALLCGYDSTSAFIAAFRQQFGATPGEFFRG